The following are encoded in a window of Pseudomonas sp. JQ170C genomic DNA:
- a CDS encoding thiolase family protein → MGLKGHAAIVGTAQYKPEKYATAPRMFHLEQVADLAAQALRDAGLRAEDLDGLVINGPHFHEASVFVPAMAAEYLGLQLNFAEVVDLGGCTAAGMVWRAAAAIELGLCQAVLCVMPARMAPMGPDEDPSWMGRAMRFGGHSTAYGAPEAEFDLPYGHMGQNTGYAMIAQRYAAQYGYDPRAMAKIAVDQRTNAQFNDQAMFFGQPLTIEQVLASKKVADPLHVLEIVMPVAGGAALIITSREVAARARKRPTYITGFGEHLAFKSPSYAKDMVHTPIGPASQRAFAMAGLKPQDMHAAQIYDCYTITALLTLEDAGFCAKGEGMAFVREHDLTWRGDFPMNTHGGQLSFGQAGSAGGMSQVIEAVTQIAGAAGERQLSRCDNVYVSGTGGVMSEQGALILQGA, encoded by the coding sequence TACAAACCGGAAAAATACGCCACCGCACCGCGTATGTTCCACCTCGAACAGGTCGCTGACCTGGCGGCCCAGGCCCTGCGCGATGCCGGCCTGCGCGCCGAAGATCTCGACGGGCTGGTGATCAACGGCCCGCACTTTCACGAAGCCTCGGTGTTCGTGCCGGCCATGGCCGCCGAATACCTGGGCCTGCAGCTGAACTTCGCCGAAGTGGTGGACCTGGGCGGCTGCACCGCAGCCGGCATGGTCTGGCGGGCGGCGGCGGCCATCGAGCTGGGCCTGTGCCAGGCGGTGCTCTGTGTGATGCCGGCCCGCATGGCGCCAATGGGCCCGGATGAAGACCCGAGCTGGATGGGCCGGGCCATGCGCTTTGGCGGGCACAGCACCGCCTATGGCGCGCCGGAGGCCGAATTCGACCTGCCGTATGGGCACATGGGCCAGAACACCGGCTACGCCATGATCGCCCAGCGCTACGCGGCCCAGTACGGTTACGACCCGCGGGCCATGGCCAAGATCGCCGTGGACCAGCGCACCAACGCCCAGTTCAACGACCAGGCGATGTTCTTCGGCCAGCCCCTGACCATCGAGCAGGTGCTGGCGAGCAAGAAAGTCGCCGATCCGTTGCATGTGCTGGAGATCGTCATGCCGGTGGCCGGCGGCGCGGCGTTGATCATCACCTCCCGCGAAGTGGCGGCGCGCGCCCGCAAGCGCCCGACGTACATCACAGGCTTTGGCGAGCACCTGGCGTTCAAGTCGCCGTCCTATGCCAAGGACATGGTCCACACCCCGATCGGCCCGGCCTCGCAGCGGGCCTTCGCCATGGCCGGGCTCAAGCCGCAGGACATGCACGCGGCGCAGATCTACGACTGCTACACCATCACCGCGCTGCTCACCCTGGAAGACGCAGGCTTCTGCGCCAAGGGCGAGGGCATGGCTTTTGTGCGCGAGCACGACCTGACCTGGCGCGGCGATTTCCCCATGAACACCCACGGTGGCCAGCTCAGCTTCGGCCAGGCCGGCTCGGCCGGGGGCATGTCCCAGGTGATCGAAGCGGTCACCCAGATTGCCGGCGCCGCCGGTGAACGCCAGCTATCGCGCTGCGACAACGTCTACGTCTCCGGAACCGGCGGCGTGATGAGCGAGCAGGGCGCATTGATTCTCCAGGGAGCCTGA